GCAACTGGCAGGCGTCCGAAGCGCAGCTTGCATCGCGAAGCGAGTCGGCCAGCAACCGTTCAGCTAGGTGCTCAATCCGATTCAATTCGGCATCGCCTCGCGCCGGTTCGTGGTGGCCGAGATGAAGCATTCGGACACAGGCCGCGACCGCGGTTGCGACGGCCGCCTCGACGGTCGAATGACCCCAGCCGTGCAGCACGCGCGGGGCTGCATCGCCGATACCGATCTTCCCGTCGTATTCCGCCGCTAGATACTGGGCGTCGGCGTAGAGCAAATCGGCATCGCGGGCAAACTCGGCCAGCCCTTGGTCGGGCGTCTCCAGATGCTCGTGATCGGTCGCGAAGACGAACTTGCGCCCGCCGCGCTCCAAGCGGTAGGCAACGCAGCCGCCCGGATGGTTGAGGGCATACGTTTTCATGGTCGTTTGGCCGATGTAAAACTCCGCGCCGATCGCGATCGCGCGAAACTCCTTGATGCCACTCATCTCGGCATAGTTCGTCGGCACATAGGTGCGCGACAACTGCGCCCGCTCGCCGAACACGGCCTCCAGATTGTCGAGCACACCTTGCGGCGCCCAAAGCGTGAAATGATTGGTCGAATCGTAGAGCGGATCGACAAACGGAATCGCCACGATATGGTCGATGTGCGAATGGGTCAGCAGGATATGCGCCGCGCGGCGGCCGCGGAAATCAGGCGCACTCCAGCGTCGGTTCAACTCGCGCCCCAAGTCGCGAAATCCGCTGCCGCAGTCGAGAATGATCAGCTCGCCGGGCGTTTCGACTTCGACGCAGGTGCTATTGCCGCCGTAAGTCGATCGCAAGTGCAGCGGTACGCGGCTCTCCAAATGCCGCCGGATTGTCGCTAAATCCGGCTGGCCGTGAACGATTTCAGCGAGCGATTCATCGTCGAGCAAATGCTGGATGGCCAGCGCAAGCTTGTCGGTCACCTCGCCGGGGCTCAAGCTGCGGGCGAGGGTGCCGGTGACGCCCCAATACCTAATCCGGAATTGTCGGCTGTCGTCCATCGATGGGCGGCAAATGGCGAAAAGAGACCTGGGCGGCCATAGGTTCGGCATCTCTCAGAATAGCAGGCCAGGCCGGCGGCAAGTAGCTGGCGCTGAAAATTGACATTTTTCGCGGGCCGTGCTACAAAACGCCATGTTGGAGTTCAGGCTTCAGCCTGTCTTGCGCACGCCACGGCGTCAGCGCTAACGTTCAACGAGTGCACTGCAGGCTAAAGCCTGAACTCCAACGTTTCCGAAAAGCATGTTAGTCAACCGCCAGAATCTCGCATCGCATTACGGTTGGTGCGGTGTCTTTATCGTGGGAACGGTTGCGGCCATCGCGTGGTATGCGATTTTTAGCCGCGGTGCTGCCCAGTGGCCGGGGGGAAGCAGCTTGCCGGGGCTCGTCTGCGGCGCTCTGGCCGGGGCGATTATCTTGTTCGAGTTTCTCCTCTGGCCCCGCAAAACGCTGGTGCGGGTCTGGCGGATCGGCCGCACGCAAACCTGGATGCGAGCGCATATTTGGCTTGGGCTGTTGGCGGTGCCGTTGGTTGCCGTTCATGCCTGGAAAGAACTCGGCGGAACGCTCAGCACCATGCTCGTGGTGCTGTTTGCGATCGTGATCGCCAGCGGTGTTTTTGGCTTGGTGCTGCAACAGATTCTGCCGCGCGTGATGCTCGAACGCGTGCCCGCCGAGACGATCTACTCCCAAGTTGACCGCATGGCTCGGCAGTATTGCGACGAGGCGGATGAACTGGTGTCGGCGATTTGCGGTGTGCCGGCCGATGAGGACTCGAAATCGACATCGGTCGAACGCGGCGATCCGGTCGAGGCGGCGGTCGCGACGACTCACGTCACGATCGGCGCGATGAGGAGCATCGGGGCCGTCCGCGGTCGCGTTTGGCAGATGCAAGCGGCCGTGACCGCGGTTCCTGATTCGGGGGTGCTGCGGACGGCCTTTTCGTCGATTATCCGCCCTTATTTGCTCGCCGGCCGCAGGTCCGGATCGGTGTTGGCGAATGAATTACAAGCCGGAAGCTTCTTCGCAGGACTCAAGGGCAAGCTGCCCGCTCCAGCACACACGGCGGTCGATCAAGTCGAAGGGCTTTGCGACCAACGCCGGCAGTTCGATTTGCAAGTGCGGCTGCACGCCTGGTTGCACGGCTGGTTATGGGTCCATCTGCCGCTGTCGGTCGCGCTCGTGCTGCTGATGTTCGTTCACATCTTTGTCGCATTGAAGTACTGGTAAGGTCAGAAACTGGGGTCAGAATTATTTATCTTGAGCGAGCGATGGCTCCAGTTGGAATAACGGCGAGATAAATAGTTCTGACCCCTTTTTCTGGTTGACCCATGCCGCGTGAAACTGGCAAGCAGCGAGCCTCCGGGATTCCGCTGGACTACTTTCGCCATCGCAATTCGCTCGATCGTGGCAAGCTGATTCTGGCCGCGGTCGTTGCGGCCGTCACGGCGGGGTGGCTTTCGGCCGGAAGTCTGTCCGGACACCGTGCAGCGGCTTGGTATTCCCCAGGACAAGTGAGCGCGGCCCACGCCATGTGGGAGAACGATTGCTCGGCTTGTCATGTCAGCTTTACACCGATTGCCGGCGATGCGGCAGCGGCCGAATTGTTCGGCGACAAGGCCGCGATCGACGCCAAGTGTCAAGCCTGTCACAACGTCGCAGGCAAAACGAACTCGCTCGGACATCACGCCTCGAAGGACCCGGCGATGCTCGCGTGTTCGAATTGTCATTTTGAGCACCGCGGGCGGACGGAATCGCTCGTGCGCATGGCCGACGCATCCTGCACGAGGTGCCATGCCGACATCGAGGCCCATCGCGAAGTTCCGTCACTTCGTCCGCAGTCAATCCAAAACGTCAGCCGGTTCGACGCGGAACATCATCCTGGGTTCCGCTCGATCGCGACCGACCCGCGGACGCTAAAGTTCACTACCGCTACGCACCATTTGCACCTGACGCCGGGCCTTGCCGCGGATGCCAAGCACCAGCCGGTGATGACCGTCGGCATGCTCAGCGCGGCCGACAAGACGCGGTATGCGCTGCCGGGACAAAAGGACGCCGATTTAGTTCAGCTTTCCTGCGGCTCCTGCCATCAACTGAGCGGGACGGTGCTCGGCGCGGGCACTGGCCGACTTCGCTGGCCAGTGCTACCCAGCGCGCCAGTGCCACCCAGTGAGTCGGCGGCGCCCAGCGCCTCAGTGAAATCGACAGGCGGCGCTTATATGCAGCCGGTCGTTTTCGAGAACCAATGCAGCGCCTGCCATCGGCTGACGATCAATCCGGGGCAGGACTTTAAATCGGACATGAAAGTCGCCGGCGACGTCGTAGCTCACCGGTTGCAACCGGCCCAACTTGCGACGGAGGTGCGCCGCTATTGGGGAGATCGGTATTTGCACGATCATCCCGCGCAGCTCGCGCGCAATTTGCCGCTGCCGAGCCATCCAAGGGAACTTGAAAACCGCGACGCCCGCGAATGGATCCGCGACAACGCTACCGGCTCCTTAAATCATTTGCGCACGGTATGCTCCGAGTGCCACGAACTTGGCGGTGTGGCTGCGGAAAAGCTGTCGCTTGACGGCGAGGCCCCAGGGATTCTCCCGCCACCGGTCCTTCCGGTGCAGGTTCCGCACCCATGGCTGGAACATGCGAAATTCGATCATTCGGCCCACCGGAGCGTCAATTGCCGCGATTGCCATGCAGGAGCCTATCCGTCCGATGCCGGCGTTCAAGCGGGACCAAGTACCTCCGCGCCGATGATTCCCGGCCGCGAAACTTGCGTTCGATGCCACGGCCCGCGTGACGAATCATCCGCTCCGCCGCGCGGCGGGGCGCGATTCGATTGCGTTGAATGCCATCGCTTCCACAACCGCGACGAACCATGATCGTTCAAGAACTTTACAAGATTCAACACCGGCACGGCTTTCTCCCGGCCGACGAGTTGCGTGGATTGTCGGAGCGGATGGCGGTGCCGCTTTATCGGTTGCACGAGGTGGCGAGTTACTTTCCGCACTATCGCTTGCAGCCGCCCTCGACGGTTGAAGTTCGGGTCTGCCGCGACATGGCCTGCCACCTGCACGGCAGCACAGACTGCCGCAAAGCGCTCGAGCAGATAGCGAGCGAAATCGGCGGCTCGCAAGTGAAAGTGGATGGCGCTTCGTGCCTCGGGCGGTGCGACGGGCCGCCGGCAGTCGCCATCAACGATCAAGTGTACTGGGGCAAATCGGCGATGGAATTGGAGTCGATCATTCGAGGCGCGCTCGCGGGTCAGCCATTGCCCCACCAGCATGGCGACACGGGGCCGCTCGAATGGAAAATCGATCCTTATGCGGGAGAGCCGCTGTACGAGGTCGCCCGGCGGTTAATCGAATCCTGGAAGGCCGATCCCGACACGGACCGCCAGCGGAAGCGGATTCGACTCGGGGATCCGGTCCTCGCCGCGCTCGAAGCGGCCAAATTGCGCGGCATGGGGGGAGCGGCGTTTCCCACCTTCAAGAAATGGTCGATCGTCCGCGGTGCGCCGGGTTCGCCAAAGTATTCCGTTTGCAACGGCGATGAAAGCGAGCCGGGCACGTTCAAAGACCGCGAGTTGCTCCGCCGCGCGCCGCATCTGGTGATCGAAGGGATGATCGTGGGCGCGCTCGTTACCGGCTGTGAGCGCGGCTGGATTTTCATCCGCCACGAGTACGAGCAAGAGATCCAATGTGTTCGCCGCGCGTTGGCCGATGCCGAGCGACAAGGCGTTTGCGGCCAACGCCTGCTCGGTTCCGATCTTTCATTTCCGCTGGAGGTGTTCGTCAGTCCCGGTGGCTATATCTGTGGCGAGGAGACGGCGCTGGCCGAAGTACTCGAAGATCGCCGAGCCGAGCCGCGAAACAAGCCGCCGCTAATGTCGCTTGAAGGATTATTCGGCAAGCCAACTTCGATGAACAACGTGGAGACGTTTTCCTGGGTCCCCGCGATTCTGACTCACGGCGGCGCCTGGTATCGCGATCAGGGGATCAATGGCGCCACGGGATTGCGGCTCCATTCGATCAGCGGCGATGTGAATCGGCCGGGAGTATACGAGATCCCCTTCGGCCTGACGCTCGGCGAACTGGTGAACGGATTGGCCGGCGGAATCCGCGGCGGGCAGCGCCTCAAAGCGGTCGCCACGAGCGGCCCCTCAGGAGGTTTTCTCCCGCCGCAAATTCCGCTCCCCCGCGAATCGCACCATTTCACCGAAGGCCTTGTGAAGCGCAAAGTCGTCGCCGAGGGGGCCGAATCGCTCGATCTGCTCACGATGCCGCTCGATCCGGATTTGTTTCGGCCATTCCCAGACTTTATGCTAGGGGCGGCCATCGTCGTGTATGGTGACCGAGCGAACCTGCTCGAACAAGCGCTCAACTGCGTCGAGTTCTTTCGCAACGAATCCTGCGGCAAGTGTGTCCCCTGTCGGATCGGCACGACCAAATTGGCCGCGATGCTCCGCGAGCGCTTGCAAAGCAACGAATCGACCGATTTCAGCCTCGTCGGCGAATTGGCAGACGCGATGTTCACGACCTCAATCTGCGGCCTCGGCCAAGTCGCCCCCAGCCCGATCCGCTCCGTGATGAAATACTTTCCCGAGGAACTCTCTTGTCGTCCGAAGCTGAAGAATTCGAAGCCCTGATCGGCGATCAGCTTGTGACCGTCGGGCGGTCCCATGCCGATTTGCTCCGCCAGGGGACGATCGACCTTGAGATCGACGGGCACAAGGTGACCACCTCGCGCGTCAAGACCTTTGCCGACGCCACGGGCAAGGTCATCTCGACGCGGCTGATGACGATCTACGACGCCGCCACTCAGCTATATGACGAGCATCTCAGGGAGAAAAACCCAATTCCGCTGCTCTGTCATCGCGAACACATGACTCCGGCTGCCGTCTGCCGCGTTTGTATGGTCGAGGTCAAGGGGCAGCCGCGCTTGGCCCCAGCCTGCCAGCGGCCGATCGAGCCGGGGATGACGGTCTCGACGATCAGCACCAGCCGAAAGGTGCAGTCGGCGGTGAAAATTCTCACCGAACTCCTCGTGGCCGATCATATCCGCCCGCGCGAAACCGGTCGGCAATATGGCGACAACGAGTTGGCGCTATTGGCCGACCGCATGCAAATCTCGGAGCCACGATTTCCAAAGGCCACAAACGACCGCGGCCAGGACGAATCGTCGCTGGTGATCGCAGTGGACCACAACGCGTGCATCCTGTGCGATCGCTGCGTGCGGGCCTGCGACGAGGTCCGCCGCAACAACGTCATCGGCAGGATGGGGAAGGGCTATTCGGCCCGGATCGCCTTCGATTTGAACGACCCGATGGGGAATTCGTCGTGTGTGGCGTGCGGCGAGTGCATGATCTCCTGCCCGACCGGCGCCCTGACGAATCGGGCCGTAGTCGACCTTACCTCGGTGGTGGCCGATTCGCCGGGGGCGACGCTCGTCCCAGCCGCTGAACTGGCCGAGAATCCGCTTTTCTCCGGAATCTCGCGCCCGTTCCTGGAATGGAACCGGGGGGCCGTGATCCGACGGAGTTTCAAGAAAGGGGAAGTCATTTGCCGTGAAGGGGAATTCGGCTCAACAGCGTTTGTGATGGAACGCGGCAAGTTCGAGGTCCGAATCCGCTCGCCGCTCAGCCACGTCGCCTCCGTGAAAAAGGGACTGTTGGGATTCTTCGGGCGATTGGCAAACGGGCTTACTCGCCGCGATGACGATCGAGCGGCCGGCGGACAAGCAAATCGATTTATCCAC
This genomic stretch from Pirellulales bacterium harbors:
- a CDS encoding MBL fold metallo-hydrolase; this translates as MDDSRQFRIRYWGVTGTLARSLSPGEVTDKLALAIQHLLDDESLAEIVHGQPDLATIRRHLESRVPLHLRSTYGGNSTCVEVETPGELIILDCGSGFRDLGRELNRRWSAPDFRGRRAAHILLTHSHIDHIVAIPFVDPLYDSTNHFTLWAPQGVLDNLEAVFGERAQLSRTYVPTNYAEMSGIKEFRAIAIGAEFYIGQTTMKTYALNHPGGCVAYRLERGGRKFVFATDHEHLETPDQGLAEFARDADLLYADAQYLAAEYDGKIGIGDAAPRVLHGWGHSTVEAAVATAVAACVRMLHLGHHEPARGDAELNRIEHLAERLLADSLRDASCASDACQLQLAREDFAVDI
- a CDS encoding cytochrome c3 family protein translates to MPRETGKQRASGIPLDYFRHRNSLDRGKLILAAVVAAVTAGWLSAGSLSGHRAAAWYSPGQVSAAHAMWENDCSACHVSFTPIAGDAAAAELFGDKAAIDAKCQACHNVAGKTNSLGHHASKDPAMLACSNCHFEHRGRTESLVRMADASCTRCHADIEAHREVPSLRPQSIQNVSRFDAEHHPGFRSIATDPRTLKFTTATHHLHLTPGLAADAKHQPVMTVGMLSAADKTRYALPGQKDADLVQLSCGSCHQLSGTVLGAGTGRLRWPVLPSAPVPPSESAAPSASVKSTGGAYMQPVVFENQCSACHRLTINPGQDFKSDMKVAGDVVAHRLQPAQLATEVRRYWGDRYLHDHPAQLARNLPLPSHPRELENRDAREWIRDNATGSLNHLRTVCSECHELGGVAAEKLSLDGEAPGILPPPVLPVQVPHPWLEHAKFDHSAHRSVNCRDCHAGAYPSDAGVQAGPSTSAPMIPGRETCVRCHGPRDESSAPPRGGARFDCVECHRFHNRDEP
- a CDS encoding NADH-ubiquinone oxidoreductase-F iron-sulfur binding region domain-containing protein, producing the protein MIVQELYKIQHRHGFLPADELRGLSERMAVPLYRLHEVASYFPHYRLQPPSTVEVRVCRDMACHLHGSTDCRKALEQIASEIGGSQVKVDGASCLGRCDGPPAVAINDQVYWGKSAMELESIIRGALAGQPLPHQHGDTGPLEWKIDPYAGEPLYEVARRLIESWKADPDTDRQRKRIRLGDPVLAALEAAKLRGMGGAAFPTFKKWSIVRGAPGSPKYSVCNGDESEPGTFKDRELLRRAPHLVIEGMIVGALVTGCERGWIFIRHEYEQEIQCVRRALADAERQGVCGQRLLGSDLSFPLEVFVSPGGYICGEETALAEVLEDRRAEPRNKPPLMSLEGLFGKPTSMNNVETFSWVPAILTHGGAWYRDQGINGATGLRLHSISGDVNRPGVYEIPFGLTLGELVNGLAGGIRGGQRLKAVATSGPSGGFLPPQIPLPRESHHFTEGLVKRKVVAEGAESLDLLTMPLDPDLFRPFPDFMLGAAIVVYGDRANLLEQALNCVEFFRNESCGKCVPCRIGTTKLAAMLRERLQSNESTDFSLVGELADAMFTTSICGLGQVAPSPIRSVMKYFPEELSCRPKLKNSKP